One part of the Hydra vulgaris chromosome 01, alternate assembly HydraT2T_AEP genome encodes these proteins:
- the LOC136073954 gene encoding uncharacterized protein LOC136073954, protein MPDQDIRPMYSQLYIYDPLAAVNFRMQQRGNVYVCLRNLMFQLQTIITEQSSIALAFKNMAEVEDEEIRQAAIEGCQSSVVKMSLLDRGDIIYVHTMKLQLYLLAKMVLAQLPGKGDAGWHNQLVHNPERATLVRNHVTLSQFYNYRLSVRQFFCSLFYGQRLAFIRINQNKLRSEQYDAINKHVNNIANERNVRPGRVVILPSSYVGSSRALNENFEDTIAIIKKYGKPDLFMTFTCNPKWREITENLYPGQTANDRPDLITRVFKLKLNNLLNDIFKHGVLGKVVTHVQVIEFQKRGLLHAHILLHLANDYKLETAQDIINLICAEIPDPVVNRELYDIIKTCMTHGPCGILNPNSPCIKDGVCSKNYPKEFNANTLAVYNIYPQYRRRDNGLVIKIKGKNVDNRWVVPYNPWLSKKYQALINVEACMSVKAVKYLYKYIYKGYDCANVLINEYF, encoded by the exons ATGCCAGATCAAGATATTCGACCAATGTATtctcaactatatatatatgatccacttgcagcagtaaattttagaatgcaacaaCGTGGTAATGTTTACGTTTGTTTACgtaatttaatgtttcaattgcaaactataattaCTGAACAAAGTTCaattgctcttgcatttaaaaatatggctgaagtagaagatgaagaaattcgtCAAGCGGCTATAGAAGGTTGCCAATcttctgttgtaaaaatgtctttacttgaTAGGGGTGATATAATATACGTTCACACGatgaagttgcagttgtatttgTTGGCAAAGATGGTGCTCGCCCAACTTCCAGGGAA AggtgatgctggttggcataatcaGTTAGTGCATAACCCTGAGCGTGCCACACtggttagaaatcatgttacattatctcagttctacaattatagactttctgttcggcaatttttctgttcattattttatg GCCAGCgtcttgcttttatcagaattaatcaaaataaactgAGAAGCGAGCAGTATGATGCCATAAATAAACATGTTAACAACATTGCGAACGAACGTAATGTTAGACCAGGGCGAGTAGTTATTTTGCCATCATCTTATGTAGGAAGTTCTAGAgctttaaatgaaaattttgaagatacaattgcaattattaaaaagtatggtaaaccagatctttttatgacttttacttgcaacccaaaatggcgtgaaataacagaaaatttatatccaGGTCAGACTGCAAATGATAGACCTGATTTGATCACTCGAGTATTTAAACTCAAGTTAAATAACCTCCTCAATGATATATTCAAACATGGTGTATTAGGCAAAGTTGTAACGCATGTtcaggttattgagtttcaaaagcgtGGTTTGCTGCATGCCcacattttacttcatttagcCAATGATTATAAACTTGAAACAGCACAGGATATCATTAATTTAATATGTGCAGAAATTCCAGATCCGGTTGTTAATCGTGaactttatgatattattaaaacttgcatGACTCACGGCCCATGTGGGATACTGAATCCTAATTCTCCCTGCATAAAAGATGGAGTGTGCAGCAAAAATTATCCTAAAGAATTTAACGCCAACACATTAGCCGTTTACAATATTTATCCACAATATAGACGTCGTGATAATGGGTTGGTTATCAAAATTAAAGGCAAAAATGTAGATAACCGTTGGGTGGTACCTTACAATCCTtggttatctaaaaaatatcaagcccttattaatgttgaagcttgcatgtctgtaaaggctgttaaatatttatacaaatacatatacaaagGGTATGATTGTGcgaatgttttgataaatgaatatttttga